A genome region from Anopheles stephensi strain Indian chromosome 2, UCI_ANSTEP_V1.0, whole genome shotgun sequence includes the following:
- the LOC118503028 gene encoding uncharacterized protein LOC118503028, with protein MATEIASSSAPMNPTVMDQEQHQPRTDDTCQEKFHKVLNAFLNRSFKINNDVYLEMIVSHLSGKYCEDHRKLVKSPEVFQWLETILQQWESDRPPSTDVAAFTLQLLAMIVENEWDFSRIQNGSRMLDRFQECIQRNGKMQNPSIKLGHVLVLKAISRHAMGMAWIKQSGSWRICLDYYNGYQTIYITRETSLFIYEVLERFCTMGDYEEVKEIVRTILSPLIDCVWKSPEQDDAVLVNDYNSQKIISPLLNLMQTLFRKIIESKQRTRVAYFILYTYKFERNLWKFTDTMHDHTYLAKIWQTHIFANCARLCTMEIPPDDTFAVDLTFDRYTINFLNYVNFSIRRGNVQNVMLMAETHHSLWRILGDRAPEEVVLKNQSIRFGDQILLLQLFPVVYEMQCFATKDLPDYIEKFCTQLYDIACEFTIRLIYACRDIFQAYNLNVTELACKSIQGIVTTHKLPRPRAVIAFQAFVYLLKEFLPDMCCSVEGEKGAFGKADLMLSKPNLLSAIINGLMSLIENFKITWKECIESTAIVNFMLNLLANPNLPPRLVVLALKLTQTSIEHFLAPNLALLMDNISGSGLEHVGHIIYKRLHDLSWESRDSALELLASIVSISEIKFPAFQKHILDCDIIPVVEAAAKNDTEAYVRASALRCLTLMVKIRLLWDHSLSKLSLMNHLIEVIDSESEGVVRREAVNTVKEIYANHKIQPQCLDSVFSVLSHAASNDLYWEVKINALQFWRLVMCRQFQHQGMIDGTFPAVTFSKEHKKIVTLTDREIQTRLMKVLNELSLRGCLGVLLACLGDDCDLGVVKETIAIINKLMSYLNRYNFLDYYHVLASRLQGDSSATSASSSTVPGVATSVAGQQAPASTPGRLSVIDTNYSEVKPPERSSLEAGAHSANTTHHASDQSTATSGGKQGTSGSAAPPRQQRRNDADYNSGNVACSTANADEIIDSIVNLNDMNLLSVTYNPHMTSVATAYGRQPGDDCGCDETLRHVDLFRQFASVSAEEFLNRVQTLDLSAIVASRQRWLENTESFGSLLEDVLFSYYAADVNDADCY; from the exons ATGGCCACGGAAATCGCTTCATCTTCAGCACCGATGAATCCCACCGTAATGGATCAAGAACAGCACCAGCCGCGTACGGATGATACGTGCCAGGAAAAGTTTCACAAGGTGCTGAATGCGTTTCTGAACCGCAGCTTCAAGATCAACAACGATGTCTATCTGGAAATGATTGTCAGCCACCTGTCCGGCAAGTATTGTGAAG ACCATCGGAAGCTGGTGAAATCGCCGGAAGTGTTTCAATGGTTGGAAACCATCCtgcagcaatgggaaagcgatCGTCCCCCATCGACGGATGTTGCCGCGTTcacgctgcagctgctggcgATGATCGTGGAGAATGAGTGGGATTTTTCGCGCATCCAAAACGGAAGCCGTATGTTGGACCGGTTCCAGGAGTGCATTCAGCGCAACGGAAAGATGCAAAATCCTTCCATCAAGCTGGGCCATGTGCTGGTGCTGAAAGCGATCTCGCGCCACGCAATGGGCATGGCCTGGATAAAGCAGTCCGGTTCTTGGCGCATTTGTCTCGACTACTACAACGGCTATCAGACGATCTACATAACGCGCGAAACGTCGCTGTTCATTTACGAAGTGCTGGAACGCTTCTGTACGATGGGCGATTACGAGGAGGTAAAGGAGATCGTACGCACCATCCTGTCGCCGCTGATCGATTGCGTTTGGAAAAGCCCTGAGCAAGACGATGCTGTGCTGGTGAACGATTATAATTCGCAAAAAATCATTTCCCCCCTGCTGAACCTGATGCAAACGTTGTTTCGCAAAATCATCGAATCGAAGCAACGCACCCGGGTGGCGTACTTCATACTGTACACGTACAAATTCGAGCGAAATCTCTGGAAGTTTACCGACACCATGCACGATCACACGTACCTGGCGAAAATTTGGCAAACGCACATTTTTGCCAACTGTGCACGGTTGTGCACGATGGAAATCCCGCCGGACGACACGTTCGCGGTAGATCTGACCTTCGATCGGTACACGATCAACTTTCTGAACTACGTCAACTTTTCCATACGGCGTGGTAACGTGCAAAATGTGATGCTTATGGCCGAAACGCATCACTCACTGTGGCGCATTCTCGGAGACCGTGCGCCCGAGGAGGTGGTGCTCAAGAATCAAAGCATACGCTTCGGTGATCagatactgctgctgcagctctTTCCCGTTGTGTACGAAATGCAATGCTTTGCGACGAAAGATTTGCCGGattacattgaaaagtttTGCACCCAGCTGTACGACATTGCTTGCGAGTTTACCATCCGGCTGATTTACGCCTGTCGGGACATTTTCCAGGCCTACAATCTGAACGTAACGGAGCTGGCATGCAAATCGATACAGGGCATTGTAACCACTCACAAGCTGCCGCGCCCGCGGGCCGTCATCGCGTTTCAAGCGTTCGTGTACTTGCTGAAAGAGTTCCTGCCCGATATGTGTTGCTCGGTCGAGGGAGAAAAGGGGGCGTTCGGCAAGGCGGATCTTATGCTAAGCAAACCGAACCTGCTGTCGGCGATCATCAACGGGTTGATGTCGTTGATCGAGAATTTCAAAATCACCTGGAAGGAGTGCATCGAATCGACGGCGATCGTGAACTTTATGCTGAACCTGCTGGCCAACCCGAACCTTCCGCCAAGG CTGGTCGTACTGGCGCTAAAGCTCACGCAAACGTCTATCGAACACTTTTTGGCACCGAATCTTGCTCTGCTAATGGATAACATATCCGGCTCGGGACTGGAGCATGTGGGTCACATCATCTACAAACGCTTGCACGATCTCAGCTGGGAGTCTCGAGATTCGGCGCTGGAGCTGCTCGCATCGATCGTCAGCATTTCGGAAATCA AATTTCCCGCTTTTCAAAAGCACATTCTCGATTGTGATATCATCCCGGTAGTGGAAGCTGCAGCAAAGAACGATACCGAAGCGTATGTGCGTGCGTCAGCCCTGCGGTGTTTGACGCTGATGGTCAAGATCCGTTTGCTGTGGGATCATTCCCTATCGAAGCTCTCGTTAATG AATCACCTCATTGAGGTCATCGACAGCGAGAGTGAGGGTGTGGTGCGCCGTGAAGCAGTGAACACGGTGAAGGAAATCTACGCCAATCACAAAATACAACCCCAGTGCTTGGATAGCGTATTTTCCGTCCTATCGCACGCAGCCTCGAACGATCTTTACTGGGAAGTGAAGATCAATGCGCTGCAGTTTTGGCGACTTGTCATGTGTCGGCAGTTTCAACATCAAGGAATGATCGACGGCACCTTCCCGGCGGTAACCTTCTCTAAGGAGCATAAGAAAATCGTTACCCTCACCGACCGGGAGATTCAAACACGCCTCATGAAGGTACTTAATGAGCTTTCGCTGCGCGGTTGCCTTGGGGTGCTGCTCGCCTGCCTCGGAGACGATTGTGATCTGGGCGTGGTGAAGGAAACGATCGCAATCATCAATAAGCTGATGTCATACTTAAACCGGTACAATTTTCTCGACTACTACCACGTCCTCGCGTCCAGATTGCAAGGAGACTCATCGGCAACATCCGCGTCAAGTTCCACGGTGCCAGGTGTGGCAACCAGCGTTGCCGGCCAGCAGGCTCCGGCATCCACACCCGGGAGATTATCTGTAATCGATACGAACTACTCGGAAGTTAAACCTCCGGAGCGCTCTTCTTTGGAAGCCGGTGCGCACTCAGCAAATACGACTCACCATGCGTCCGATCAGAGTACGGCCACTTCCGGCGGAAAACAGGGCACTAGTGGAAGCGCAGCACCTCCGAGACAACAGCGGCGAAACGATGCCGATTACAACAGCGGTAACGTAGCGTGCAGTACGGCCAATGCGGATGAAATCATCGATTCCATCGTGAACCTGAACGACATGAATCTGCTGTCGGTAACGTACAATCCACACATGACGTCCGTAGCGACGGCGTACGGACGCCAACCGGGAGACGATTGTGGTTGCGACGAGACGCTCCGGCATGTGGACTTGTTCCGGCAGTTTGCCTCCGTAAGTGCGGAAGAGTTTTTGAACCGCGTGCAAACGCTCGACCTGTCCGCGATCGTCGCCAGCCGTCAGCGATGGTTAGAGAATACGGAAAGCTTTGGATCGTTGTTGGAAGACGTGCTGTTTTCGTATTATGCGGCCGACGTTAACGATGCGGACTGTTACTGA
- the LOC118503026 gene encoding probable sodium/potassium/calcium exchanger CG1090, whose translation MAIGMAGRRQTRRGRYWHMGIVFLVYSSFHAYSASIGGASEEKGGLDLGNLDLSNITPNPAFFATSASSSGETSGETDTTGPDEVGPTEETKPTEGRVHHTHPTWRPKRENCTPPAIEQFPQPLMGPNVRKHGGLIIHVLVAIFTFLGLAIVCDDYFVSSLDRICEELKLSPDVAGATFMAAGSSAPELATVVIGVFFAKDDIGISGVIGSAVFNIMFVISVCALCSGTVLQLNWWPLVRDCTFYTISILVMLIVIFNDVISWIESLIMLLFYVVYCVALHFNTPLEKWAHTWNLPIKLPTKEEQSALVTYKNLPETTYTQGQQPGQEQQQQQQPPADQPPAVDQGYSAYMDPNASWDPNAAWGEPAPAVTNSSVANVNDAWNSGTGQQNYAYEDQYGQDGQKTQQQQQTQVVQQTAVAAPAASEDYYKPKEPRPQDSHNPLEKPVDGGILAQVSWAIVYPIHYTARLTMPDCKTEKYKNWYPFTFLISMIWISFYSYFMVWMITIIGSTLGIPDTVMGLTFVAAGVSVPDALSSIAVIKEGYGDMAVSNAVGSNVFDILICLGLPWFIQTAIIKPGSHVNVISKGLTYSTLSLLSTVLFLLFATHLNGWKLDKRLGIVLMFWYLLFITVASLYELNFFGQLNPPECPSIY comes from the exons ATGGCCATCGGTATGGCAGGGCGTCGGCAAACCCGGCGAGGTCGCTACTGGCACATGGGCATCGTATTCCTGGTGTACTCCAGTTTCCACGCGTACTCGGCCTCGATCGGTGGGGCCAGCGAAGAGAAGGGTGGCCTCGATCTCGGCAACCTCGACCTGTCCAACATTACACCGAACCCAGCATTCTTCGCTACCTCTGCCTCGTCCTCAGGCGAAACGTCCGGCGAAACGGACACTACCGGCCCGGACGAGGTAGGTCCGACGGAGGAAACGAAACCGACGGAAGGCCGCGTACATCATACGCATCCGACGTGGAGACCGAAGCGTGAAAACTGTACACCGCCGGCGATCGAACAATTCCCGCAGCCACTGATGGGACCGAACGTGCGGAAGCATGGTGGTCTGATCATACACGTGCTGGTAGCGATCTTCACCTTCCTTGGGCTGGCAATCGTGTGCGACGATTACTTTGTGTCGAGTTTAGACAGAATATGCGAAG AACTCAAACTCTCACCCGATGTTGCCGGTGCCACGTTTATGGCGGCAGGCAGCTCAGCGCCCGAGTTGGCAACCGTCGTCATTGGGGTGTTCTTCGCCAAGGACGATATCGGCATTAGTGGCGTGATTGGATCGGCCGTGTTCAACATCATGTTCGTGATATCGGTGTGCGCCCTCTGCTCAGGCACCGTGCTCCAGCTGAACTGGTGGCCACTGGTACGAGATTGCACCTTCTACACCATCTCCATACTGGTGATGTTGATCGTCATCTTCAACGATGTCATCTCGTGGATCGAATCGCTGATCATGCTGCTGTTCTACGTCGTGTACTGTGTCGCGCTGCACTTTAACACTCCGCTCGAGAAGTGGGCCCACACCTGGAACCTGCCGATCAAGCTCCCCACAAAGGAAGAACAGTCGGCACTGGTCACGTACAAGAACCTGCCCGAGACGACCTACACCCAGGGTCAGCAGCCAGGCcaagaacagcagcagcagcagcaaccaccagCCGATCAACCCCCGGCGGTTGATCAGGGTTACTCAGCGTACATGGATCCAAACGCAAGCTGGGACCCAAATGCGGCCTGGGGAGAACCGGCCCCGGCCGTAACGAACTCATCGGTAGCAAACGTAAACGATGCTTGGAACTCCGGTACCGGTCAGCAGAACTATGCGTACGAAGATCAGTACGGCCAGGACGGTCAGAAgacgcagcaacagcagcagacacAGGTCGTACAGCAGACGGCTGTAGCAGCACCGGCCGCAAGCGAAGACTACTACAAACCGAAGGAACCACGACCACAGGACTCGCACAACCCACTCGAAAAACCCGTCGACGGAGGTATCCTGGCACAGGTGTCGTGGGCGATCGTCTACCCAATCCACTACACTGCCCGGTTAACCATGCCGGACTGCAAGACGGAAAAGTATAAAAACTGGTACCCCTTCACCTTCCTGATCTCGATGATCTGGATCTCGTTCTACTCGTACTTCATGGTGTGGATGATCACGATCATCGGCTCGACCCTCGGCATCCCTGATACCGTCATGGGACTAACGTTCGTGGCCGCGGGTGTGTCCGTCCCGGACGCGCTTAGTTCCATCGCAGTGATCAAGGAGGGGTACGGCGACATGGCCGTCTCCAACGCCGTTGGGTCGAACGTGTTCGACATACTCATCTGTCTCGGGCTGCCGTGGTTCATCCAGACCGCCATCATCAAGCCCGGCTCGCACGTGAACGTCATCTCCAAGGGACTGACCTACTCGACGCTTTCGCTCCTGTCGACCGTGCTGTTCCTGCTGTTCGCTACGCACCTGAACGGCTGGAAGCTGGACAAGCGTCTCGGGATCGTGCTGATGTTCTGGTACCTGCTCTTCATCACCGTCGCTTCCCTGTACGAGCTGAACTTTTTCGGTCAGCTCAATCCACCCGAGTGTCCGA GTATCTACTAA
- the LOC118503031 gene encoding TBC1 domain family member 22B — MSSSSASASTAGGTTTSADGSTSSSFWRNNSRTIPGRPTTVGVNRIGSGRPIGSGSSGGSSSFQDYQDSVSDAWDLGDDEFCIISGVVDTRISKRASQTAALNVIKTHKSGAAGSGGGAKPQNSVRSDTPESSGAATSAGSGRVVAEHPADEGSHVTAVMRIENLDIQTQQQQGQQQQSSEGMGYVNDQRLRQRFHAYPGRPQLLKLSSNVASKDVECESKYEKFSNILEAPLLNLIALKELSWSGVPRKMRAVTWRLLSGYLPTSLERRQTVLERKRVDYQKLVQQYFDADRRDESQQDTYRQIHIDVPRMNPHVALFQQKLVQEMFERILFIWAIRHPASGYVQGINDLVTPFFIVFLQEAVGADKDLEQCQLGDLSIEQRDIIESDSFWCLSKFLDCIQDNYIFAQLGIQAKVNQLKELIQRIDGTLHRHLQLHGVDYLQFSFRWMNNLLTRELPLYCTIRLWDTYLAESDGFAVFQLYVCAAFLLHWREQLLQEKDFQGLMLLLQNLPTHNWMDSHIGVLVAEAFRLKFTYADAPKHLEAKS; from the exons ATGAGTAGCAGTAGCGCCAGTGCTAGCACGGCCGGTGGTACTACTACTTCGGCCGATGGTTCCACGTCCTCCTCGTTTTGGCGCAACAACAGCCGCACCATTCCCGGGCGACCGACAACGGTCGGAGTGAATCGCATCGGGAGTGGTCGTCCGATCGGATCGGGATCGTCCGGTGGCAGCTCATCCTTTCAGGACTATCAGGACTCCGTTAGCGATGCGTGGGATTTGGGCGATGACGAATTTTGTATCATTTCCGGCGTAGTGGACACGCGCATATCAAAACGAGCTTCACAGACGGCGGCACTGAATGTGATTAAAACCCATAAGAGCGGCGCcgctggtagtggtggtggtgccaaACCCCAGAATTCCGTCCGCTCGGACACACCGGAATCAAGCGGCGCAGCTACAAGTGCAGGATCGGGGCGGGTAGTGGCAGAACATCCCGCCGATGAAGGGTCGCACGTAACGGCAGTCATGCGAATAGAGAATTTAGATATCCaaactcagcagcagcagggacaacaacagcagtccAGCGAGGGAATGGGATACGTAAACGATCAGCG CCTCCGCCAACGGTTTCATGCGTACCCGGGACGTCCACAGCTGCTAAAGCTCTCCTCAAATGTAGCCTCCAAGGATGTGGAGTGTGAATCAAAGTACGAAAAGTTTAGCAACATTCTCGAAGCCCCACTGCTGAACCTGATCGCGCTGAAGGAACTCAGCTGGTCCGGCGTGCCACGCAAGATGCGGGCCGTCACGTGGAGGCTTCTGTCCGGCTATCTGCCGACCAGCCTGGAACGCCGTCAAACGGTGCTGGAACGGAAGCGCGTCGATTACCAGAAGCTGGTGCAGCAGTACTTCGACGCGGACCGTCGGGACGAAAGCCAGCAGGATACGTACCGCCAGATTCACATCGATGTGCCGCGTATGAATCCGCACGTGGCACTGTTTCAGCAGAAGCTGGTGCAGGAAATGTTCGAGCGAATACTGTTCATCTGGGCTATTCGGCATCCGGCGTCGGGGTATGTGCAGGGTATCAACGATCTCGTAACACCGTTTTTCATCGTCTTTCTGCAGGAAGCTGTAGGAGCGG ATAAAGACCTGGAGCAGTGCCAATTGGGTGACCTCAGCATCGAGCAGAGGGACATCATCGAGTCCGACTCGTTTTGGTGTTTGTCCAAATTTCTCGATTGCATCCAGGATAATTACATTTTCGCACAGCTCGGTATACAGGCAAAGGTTAATCAGCTGAAGGAACTGATCCAGCGAATTGATG GAACGCTTCACCGACATCTGCAGCTGCACGGTGTCGATTATTTGCAATTTTCTTTCCGATGGATGAACAATCTCCTCACACGTGAACTGCCACTGTACTGCACTATCCGGCTGTGGGATACGTATCTGGCCGAGTCGGACGGGTTTGCGGTGTTTCAGCTGTACGTTTGTGCCGCCTTTTTGTTGCACTGGAGGGAACAGTTGCTTCAGGAGAAAGATTTTCAG GGACtcatgctgttgctgcaaaaCCTGCCCACACACAACTGGATGGATTCGCATATCGGAGTGCTGGTGGCGGAAGCGTTTCGCCTTAAGTTCACCTATGCCGATGCCCCCAAGCACCTCGAAGCCAAAAGTTGA
- the LOC118503030 gene encoding puff-specific protein Bx42: protein MSLSTVLPAPSNPVWDRDDERKMKTPSMGALVSAKVAAPPYGQRKGWIPRTDADFGDGGAFPEIHVAQYPLGMGAPGNASKKSNALAVQLDQTGKVKYDAIARQGHAKDKIVYSNINQLLPAEVLAEDSEELQLPDQEAINEITENTRKALEKLTNQKIVSAMPVRAAEKQAPAQYIRYTPSQQGDAFNSGAKQRIIRMVEAQVDPMEPPRFRINKKIPRGPPSPPAPVLHSPTRKVTVKEQKEWKVPPCISNWKNAKGYTIPLDKRLAADGRGLQQVHINEKFAKMAEALYIADRKAREAVEARAQLEKKLAQKEKEKKEDMLRQMAQRARDERAGIRHPDAAGGEGIAAGGGSATTDLRERDEIRAERHRERARDRNLARAAPEKRSKLQRERERDISEQIALGMPAKTNLAGESQFDQRLFNTSKGMDSGYGDDEAYNVYDKPWRESGTLGQHLYRPSKAVDNDAYGADLDKIVNTNRFVPDKEFSGTDRSGQTVRQGPVQFEKEEDPFGLDQFLSMAKKAPKRKDDSAAGTSGSSSRDKDRKKRRD, encoded by the exons ATGTCGCTATCTACGGTTCTACCCGCGCCTTCCAATCCCGTTTGGGATCGGGACGATGAACGCAAAATGAAGACACCTTCGATGGGCGCGTTGGTAAGTGCCAAGGTTGCAGCACCTCCGTACGGCCAGCGCAAGGGCTGGATACCACGCACTGATGCTGACTTtggcgatggaggcgcctttCCGGAAATTCACGTAGCACAGTACCCGTTAG GTATGGGCGCTCCCGGAAATGCGTCCAAGAAATCGAACGCACTAGCGGTGCAACTAGACCAAACCGGCAAGGTGAAGTACGACGCGATCGCTCGTCAGGGTCATGCGAAGGACAAGATTGTGTACTCGAACATAAATCAATTGCTTCCGGCTGAAGTGTTGGCCGAGGACTCGGAAGAACTGCAACTGCCTGACCAGGAGGCAATCAACGAGATCACCGAAAACACGCGCAAAGCGCTGGAAAAGTTGACCAACCAGAAGATCGTATCGGCTATGCCAGTGCGAGCCGCTGAAAAGCAAGCACCAGCTCAGTACATCCGCTACACACCGTCCCAGCAGGGCGACGCATTCAATTCCGGAGCAAAGCAGCGCATCATTCGCATGGTGGAAGCGCAAGTGGACCCGATGGAACCGCCCCGTTTCCGTATCAACAAAAAGATTCCCCGAGGTCCTCCATCACCCCCGGCGCCGGTACTTCACTCACCAACCCGGAAGGTCACAGTGAAAGAGCAGAAGGAATGGAAAGTTCCACCTTGCATATCCAACTGGAAGAACGCAAAGGGCTACACCATTCCACTCGACAAACGTTTAGCAGCAGATGGGCGTGGGCTGCAGCAAGTGCACATTAACGAAAAGTTCGCCAAAATGGCCGAAGCACTCTACATCGCCGATCGAAAAGCACGTGAGGCCGTCGAGGCCCGTGCCCAGCTCGAGAAGAAATTGgcccaaaaagaaaaggaaaagaaggaagacaTGCTTCGTCAGATGGCACAAAGGGCTCGTGACGAGCGAGCCGGTATCCGTCATCCGGATGCAGCTGGTGGTGAGGGCATTGCCGCCGGTGGTGGATCGGCCACAACCGATTTACGCGAGCGTGATGAGATTCGTGCTGAAAGACATCGGGAGCGGGCACGCGACCGAAATCTTGCTCGGGCCGCACCCGAGAAGCGGTCCAAATTGCAacgcgaacgagaacgagacATCTCCGAACAGATTGCGTTGGGCATGCCGGCTAAAACGAATCTGGCAGGAGAATCACAATTCGACCAGCGGCTGTTCAATACCTCCAAGGGTATGGACTCCGGGTACGGGGATGACGAAGCGTACAACGTGTACGACAAACCCTGGCGTGAGTCGGGCACGCTCGGGCAGCATTTGTATCGGCCAAGCAAGGCCGTCGATAACGATGCTTACGGTGCGGATCTGGATAAGATCGTAAACACCAACAGGTTCGTGCCTGACAAAGAGTTCAGCGGTACGGATCGTAGCGGTCAAACCGTTCGCCAGGGTCCGGTACAGTTCGAGAAGGAGGAAGATCCATTCGGGTTGGACCAGTTCTTGTCGATGGCCAAGAAAGCGCCGAAACGAAAAGACGATTCAGCGGCAGGGactagtggcagcagcagccgggaCAAGGATCGTAAGAAGCGTAGAGATTAG
- the LOC118503034 gene encoding sideroflexin-1-3: MAIELPRVNLDEPRYDQSTYLNRAKHFLIVTNPLNAFATEEQLDRAARIVRDYRAGKPVPDVTSVDELWSAKYLYDSAFHPDTGEKMLLVGRMSAQVPMNMTITGCMMTFYKSTPAVIFWQWFNQSFNAVVNYTNRSGASPISQEQLLTSYCMATGGALVTALSLNRLVRNAPPLVGRLVPLAAVAAANCINIPLMRIQEIKNGVTLLDKDGNELGQSVRAAKEGISAVTFSRILMAMPGMVFTPVLMNTLEKRGFLRRFPWANAPIQTLFCGLCLTFATPLCCALFSQKASINVASLEEDLREKLRKERPELDVVYYNKGL; encoded by the exons ATGGCAATCGAACTACCTCGCGTTAATCTAGACGAACCGCGCTACGACCAAAGTACCTACCTGAACCGTGCCAAGCATTTTCTTATCGTGACCAATCCACTGAATGCTTTCGCTACCGAGGAGCAGCTAGACCGGGCCGCCCGAATTGTGCGCGACTATCG CGCCGGTAAACCCGTCCCAGATGTCACCAGTGTCGATGAGCTGTGGAGCGCCAAATATCTGTACGATAGTGCGTTCCACCCGGATACGGGCGAGAAGATGCTGCTCGTCGGTCGCATGTCGGCCCAGGTCCCAATGAACATGACCATCACGGGGTGCATGATGACGTTCTACAAGTCGACACCCGCCGTCATCTTCTGGCAGTGGTTCAACCAGTCGTTCAATGCGGTGGTCAACTACACGAACCGCTCCGGTGCGTCACCGATCAGCCAGGAGCAGTTGCTCACCTCGTACTGCATGGCAACAGGTGGCGCCCTGGTGACTGCACTTTCGCTTAATCGTCTCGTACGG AATGCTCCTCCGCTGGTCGGACGTCTCGTGCCGCTTGCCGCTGTAGCCGCCGCCAATTGCATTAACATTCCGCTGATGCGCATACA GGAAATCAAAAACGGCGTTACCCTGCTGGATAAGGATGGAAATGAACTGGGTCAATCGGTCCGGGCAGCGAAGGAAGGCATATCCGCCGTCACTTTCAGTCGTATCCTGATGGCCATGCCTGGAATGG TCTTCACTCCGGTGCTGATGAATACGCTTGAAAAGCGCGGCTTCCTGCGACGCTTCCCGTGGGCAAATGCACCGATACAGACGCTCTTCTGTGGGTTGTGTCTCACGTTCGCCACCCCGCTCTGCTGCGCGCTGTTCAGTCAGAAGGCGTCGATCAACGTGGCCAGCCTCGAGGAGGATTTGCGCGAGAAGCTACGCAAAGAACGGCCCGAGCTCGATGTCGTGTACTACAACAAGGGTCTGTAG
- the LOC118503032 gene encoding ran-binding protein 3, which translates to MANVEREDNMLNEEQESSQSNSSNGSSSVVQPSSFQLKSSVLRQSTFGGSSFLGGGGGGGGGSSSSNSISSSPSLAGSVGGTGASSLGNSFNLKPSVLKPSQLTFGGIGGIKEGNGAADKNGNDAVGIASTNPFLKTQFSEEEPSESDAKASSAESSKSGTENRDGAGDSNSSNNIDPLAKLKSASLPKSNLFANVKKSTLSEASCGFVFGQNVHERVTGENLSNAASGNNLPTTGFSFATSVAATAGDSGAAGGGTVNTTSAAANATGTTPGKEGSDSSDGSSREPKDRESLEEAARRYEESRGALKRKYEEVETITGEEDERNVVEINCKLFAFAKSNWEERGHGTLRLNDKDNNESRVVFRQSGNLRVLINTKVWAGMVAQQPSQKSLRLTAIDSSGQIKVFLVMSRPDVITKLHKELSKRIETAKQTAELEAAKENKDDNKPPVIPADPASIDGADADDGSTIPVPVDTETLVPSVDTEEPCPKKRASITSSPPSS; encoded by the exons ATGGCGAATGTTGAAA GAGAAGACAACATGTTGAATGAAGAACAGGAATCATCGCAATCCAACAGTAGCAATGGCTCGAGTAGTGTTGTGCAGCCGTCCAGCTTCCAGCTGAAATCCAGCGTCCTACGACAGTCCACCTTTGGCGGGTCTTCGTTTctcggtggcggcggcggcggtggtggtggatctTCGTCGAGCAACAGCATATCATCGTCCCCATCGCTCGCCGGGTCCGTCGGCGGCACCGGTGCCAGCAGCTTAGGCAACAGCTTTAACCTGAAACCGAGCGTTCTCAAACCATCACAGCTCACCTTTGGCGGAATCGGCGGCATCAAAGAAGGCAACGGAGCGGCAGACAAGAATGGCAACGACGCGGTCGGCATCGCCTCCACGAACCCCTTCCTGAAGACGCAGTTCAGCGAGGAGGAACCATCGGAGTCGGATGCGAAAGCCAGCTCGGCAGAAAGTAGCAAATCGGGCACCGAAAATCGGGATGGCGCTGGCGATagtaacagcagcaacaatatCGATCCACTGGCAAAGTTAAAGAGTGCCTCCCTGCCAAAATCGAATCTGTTTGCGAACGTTAAGAAATCGACGCTCAGTGAAGCTTCGTGCGGTTTTGTGTTCGGCCAGAACGTGCATGAGCGCGTGACGGGTGAAAATCTGAGCAACGCCGCTAGTGGAAACAATCTACCGACCACGGGCTTTTCTTTTGCCACGAGCGTTGCTGCAACGGCGGGTGACAGTGGAGCGGCGGGAGGTGGTACGGTCAATACGACTAGCGCCGCAGCAAACGCAACGGGAACGACACCCGGCAAGGAAGGATCAGACTCATCCGACGGCAGTAGCCGGGAGCCAAAGGATCGCGAAAGCCTGGAGGAAGCTGCTCGCCGGTACGAGGAAAGCCGGGGTGCTCTGAAACGCAAGTACGAGGAGGTGGAAACGATCACGGGCGAGGAGGATGAGCGGAATGTGGTCGAAATCAATTGCAAGCTGTTTGCGTTTGCCAAGTCGAACTGGGAGGAGCGTGGCCACGGTACGCTGAGACTTAACGACAAAGACAACAATGAATCTCGCGTTGTGTTTCGACAGTCTGGAAATCTGCGTGTTTTAATTAACACTAAG GTATGGGCCGGTATGGTCGCACAACAACCGAGTCAAAAAAGTCTACGTCTCACAGCGATCGACAGTTCTGGACAGATAAAAGTATTTCTTGTGATG TCCCGCCCGGATGTGATTACGAAACTCCACAAAGAGCTGTCGAAGCGCATCGAAACGGCAAAACAAACGGCCGAGTTGGAAGcggcgaaggaaaacaaagacGACAACAAGCCACCCGTCATTCCGGCCGATCCCGCTAGCATAGACGGTGCGGATGCGGACGACGGTTCCACAATACCGGTGCCGGTGGACACGGAAACTCTAGTCCCGAGCGTCGATACGGAGGAACCGTGTCCGAAGAAGCGCGCCAGCATAACATCATCGCCACCCTCCTCTTAA